In Archangium violaceum, the following are encoded in one genomic region:
- a CDS encoding helix-turn-helix domain-containing protein encodes MDEKLQRALGDTARAARLRLGLTQAEVAKRVRLKSGVYGRVERGMMTPSVPTLRRMCETLGISSDVLLSLGAQAREETAPAPPLGAGEHPELSRIIHVLKGWPPERLALLRKLLETADTHLSDER; translated from the coding sequence ATGGACGAGAAGCTGCAACGCGCCTTGGGGGATACGGCCCGGGCTGCCCGCCTGCGGCTGGGGCTCACGCAGGCGGAGGTAGCCAAGAGGGTGCGCCTGAAGTCCGGCGTCTACGGCCGAGTAGAGCGCGGGATGATGACGCCCAGCGTCCCCACGTTGCGTCGCATGTGCGAGACCCTGGGCATCTCCTCGGACGTGCTCCTGTCCCTGGGTGCCCAGGCCCGCGAGGAGACGGCACCAGCTCCTCCGCTCGGGGCCGGCGAGCACCCGGAGCTGAGCCGCATCATCCACGTCTTGAAAGGGTGGCCGCCGGAGCGGTTGGCGCTCTTGCGCAAGCTGCTGGAGACAGCCGACACGCACCTCTCGGACGAGCGCTAA
- a CDS encoding trifunctional serine/threonine-protein kinase/ATP-binding protein/sensor histidine kinase: MLDISGYRVVGLIRGTGSNALFHAVREADGLPVIIKTPVMASPGRAESERYRREFGILQRLRDVRGVARPYACEWISERPVLLLERVQGQPLSESTGQPLEPSRFLNLALSLVATLGEVHCRDVIHKDIKPSNIILEPSGEARLIDFGVATLQKVEYLDAAPTHLVEGTLAYMSPEQTGRMNRAVDYRTDFYSLGVMFYELLTGRRPFQGRDALEWFHVHMAQAPRPPHELNPRVPPALSAVVLKLLAKTAEERYQSAEGLRADLERCRDASGPDVREVFALGTRDTPIRFQLPQRLYGREAQVSTLLEGFERVRRTGTPELVLVTGYSGIGKSSVVHELHKAVVERRGFFLSGKFDQFQRDIPYDILAQTLRALVQQALARSEEEISLWRQQVNQAWGNYGQLLVDQVPQLEVLVGPQPALPAMPPGEEAQRRFFWAIRQFYGVFATPAHPMVLFLDDLQWADPASLQMLSHLLSEKEIPPMLWLGAYRDNEMSSAHPLMQMLEGVRQAGGKLKELRVEPLSVAQVEQLVADTLPGATREVVAPLSALVHGKTGGNPFFLLQLLVALHQDGLLVRGPGGGWQWDAEAVRTRDYSENIVDFMVGKLRQFPAGTQHLLRLAACVGKVFSLQMLDVLANLGERGDVEQGLEPALLEGMLVRSGPAHYRFLHDRIQQAAHSLCSQSELEAVHLRIGRLLLESLSQEELRESLFDVVNQLNAGAGLMEDAAERHHLARLNTEAGDKAKAALALRPAISYFTTAFSLIPGDPWETDHALAFKLQFTLARCELMSGNIAEARRLVGKLLPRVSSRSDIEAVYGLKHDVHFAAGEREEGVTCMLECLVLLGMPLSRHPTWEEAAAAHEEVWALLGERSIESLIDLPLLADPDMKLVIGALFKLFNSAYSTHPPLLIVLLSRMVSLSLRHGFVAAAVPGLSWFGVITGSFFKRYREGLAFTRVARELVERYDLSANRGDVLLSMQFSSYWSQPLPQAQELVVSGFQHALQVGSTATAAYCGLELVLNRLAMGHDLEEVHQESLVRGEFLSKTGFLDPQESLLLARRYVQQMRGCSPSFGTLDGEGFDERAFEARLPPVPRRSTRAFWVTRLQSRFMCGDYAEARRAADKAAELLKANNGILFFREFNLYRALALAACFEGATAEEQRQFLEAIQRHQRQLAEWAENCPENFHALERMVAAELARLQGRLDEAIRAYEEAIRSARENGATHHVGLAAELAANFWRTRQAPLVAQGFAREARAAYLRWGALGKVQHLESQWPHLSSTSDTRDELTTSGTASSHIDALTVVKVQQAVSSEIVLDRLVTTLLHAAIENAGAQKGALLLPEGDTLSVAAISDAPSEGVTPELPWTLLSYVRRTREHVLIGDASKPHPFFSDAYLARGGARSVLCLPLLRQERFSGVLYLENDLAADAFSPARLTLLEHLASQAAISIENARLYEDVQRARAELRQANEELEQRVEERTRELEQAQTRLVDTAREVGMTEVASNVLHNVGNVLTSAVVNLEVMRKAVGSLRVGRLRQAAALLVEQRENLAEFLTTNVRGRHLPDYLTALGEELGNDQMRLVEDMEVMSRHVEHIRAIIQVQQTYARSSLMTEECELAQLIDDALRIQMGASQRHGVTVHRELEVVPRVKVDKHKVLQILINIISNARHALEAKSEGSRNLWVKLRADGPVARIQVVDDGVGITPEVKGKLFSHGFTTRKDGHGFGLHSSALAAQLLNGRLSIDSDGPGRGAVSTLELPLH; this comes from the coding sequence ATGCTCGATATTTCAGGGTACAGGGTTGTTGGCCTCATTCGGGGCACGGGCTCGAACGCGCTGTTCCACGCGGTTCGTGAGGCCGACGGCCTGCCGGTCATCATCAAGACGCCCGTGATGGCATCTCCGGGTCGTGCGGAGAGCGAGCGGTACCGGCGGGAGTTTGGAATCCTGCAACGGCTGCGCGACGTGCGGGGCGTGGCGAGGCCGTATGCCTGTGAATGGATCAGCGAGCGGCCCGTGCTGCTGCTCGAGCGGGTGCAGGGTCAGCCCCTGTCCGAGTCCACGGGCCAGCCCCTGGAGCCCTCCCGGTTCTTGAACCTGGCCCTCTCCCTGGTCGCCACCCTGGGGGAGGTCCACTGTCGCGACGTCATCCACAAGGACATCAAACCCTCCAACATCATCCTGGAGCCCTCGGGAGAGGCGCGACTCATCGACTTCGGCGTGGCCACGCTGCAGAAGGTGGAGTACCTGGACGCGGCTCCGACGCACCTGGTCGAGGGGACGCTGGCGTACATGTCGCCGGAACAGACGGGGCGGATGAACCGGGCGGTGGACTACCGCACGGACTTCTACTCGCTGGGCGTCATGTTCTACGAGTTGTTGACGGGACGGCGGCCCTTCCAGGGACGGGATGCGCTCGAGTGGTTTCACGTCCATATGGCGCAGGCGCCCAGGCCTCCGCACGAGCTGAACCCGCGGGTGCCCCCGGCCTTGTCCGCCGTCGTCCTCAAGCTGCTGGCGAAGACGGCGGAGGAGCGCTACCAGAGCGCCGAGGGACTGCGGGCGGACCTGGAGCGGTGCCGCGACGCATCGGGCCCGGACGTGCGAGAGGTGTTCGCGCTGGGCACGCGGGACACACCCATCCGGTTCCAATTGCCGCAACGGCTCTACGGGCGTGAGGCCCAGGTGTCCACCCTGCTGGAGGGCTTCGAGCGGGTGAGACGCACGGGCACGCCGGAGCTGGTCCTCGTCACCGGGTACTCGGGCATCGGCAAGTCCTCGGTGGTGCATGAGCTGCACAAGGCCGTGGTGGAGCGCCGTGGCTTCTTCCTGAGCGGCAAGTTCGACCAGTTCCAGCGGGACATCCCCTACGACATCCTGGCCCAGACCCTCCGGGCGCTGGTGCAGCAGGCGCTCGCGAGGAGCGAGGAGGAGATCTCCCTGTGGCGCCAGCAGGTGAACCAAGCCTGGGGAAACTACGGCCAGCTGCTCGTGGACCAGGTGCCCCAGCTGGAAGTGCTGGTGGGCCCACAGCCCGCGCTCCCGGCGATGCCCCCTGGAGAGGAGGCCCAGCGCCGCTTCTTCTGGGCGATCCGCCAGTTCTACGGGGTGTTCGCCACCCCGGCGCATCCCATGGTGCTGTTCCTGGATGACCTGCAGTGGGCGGACCCCGCCAGCCTCCAGATGCTCTCCCATCTGCTCTCCGAGAAGGAGATCCCACCGATGTTGTGGCTGGGCGCCTACCGGGACAATGAGATGAGCTCCGCGCACCCGCTCATGCAGATGTTGGAGGGGGTGCGTCAGGCGGGGGGGAAGCTGAAGGAGCTCCGCGTGGAGCCGCTGAGCGTGGCGCAGGTGGAGCAACTGGTGGCCGACACGCTGCCGGGAGCGACACGGGAGGTGGTCGCTCCCCTCTCGGCGCTGGTGCACGGGAAGACGGGGGGCAACCCCTTCTTCCTGCTGCAATTGCTGGTGGCGCTCCACCAGGATGGCCTGCTGGTGCGAGGGCCCGGAGGCGGCTGGCAGTGGGATGCCGAGGCGGTGCGGACGCGCGACTACTCGGAGAACATCGTCGACTTCATGGTGGGCAAGCTGCGCCAGTTCCCCGCTGGCACGCAGCACCTGCTGCGCCTGGCGGCGTGCGTGGGCAAGGTCTTCTCACTCCAGATGCTGGACGTCCTCGCCAACCTCGGCGAGAGGGGAGATGTGGAACAGGGGCTCGAGCCCGCGCTCCTGGAGGGCATGCTGGTGCGTTCCGGCCCGGCGCATTACCGGTTCCTGCACGACCGCATCCAGCAGGCGGCCCATAGCCTCTGCTCCCAGTCGGAGCTCGAGGCCGTTCACCTGCGTATCGGCCGTTTGCTGCTCGAGAGCCTGTCCCAGGAGGAACTTCGCGAGTCGCTCTTCGACGTGGTGAACCAGCTCAACGCCGGGGCCGGGCTCATGGAGGACGCCGCCGAGCGCCACCACCTCGCGCGGCTGAACACCGAGGCGGGTGACAAGGCCAAGGCCGCGCTCGCGCTCCGCCCCGCCATCTCCTACTTCACGACGGCCTTCTCGCTCATTCCAGGAGACCCCTGGGAGACGGACCACGCGCTGGCCTTCAAGCTGCAATTCACCCTGGCGCGCTGTGAGCTCATGAGCGGCAACATCGCCGAGGCGCGCCGCCTGGTCGGGAAGCTCCTCCCCCGGGTGAGCTCCCGTTCGGACATCGAGGCCGTCTACGGCCTGAAGCATGACGTCCACTTCGCCGCGGGTGAGCGCGAGGAGGGCGTCACCTGCATGTTGGAATGCCTGGTGTTGCTGGGCATGCCGCTCTCGCGGCACCCCACCTGGGAGGAGGCGGCGGCCGCCCATGAGGAGGTCTGGGCCTTGCTGGGGGAGCGTTCCATCGAGAGCCTCATCGACCTGCCACTCCTGGCCGATCCGGACATGAAGCTGGTCATCGGTGCCCTCTTCAAGCTCTTCAATTCCGCGTACTCCACCCACCCTCCCCTGCTCATCGTCCTCTTGAGCCGGATGGTCTCCCTCTCCCTGCGTCACGGCTTCGTGGCCGCCGCGGTGCCCGGACTCAGCTGGTTTGGCGTCATCACCGGCTCGTTCTTCAAGCGGTACCGGGAAGGCCTTGCCTTCACGAGGGTCGCCCGCGAGCTCGTCGAGCGGTACGACCTGTCCGCCAACCGGGGCGATGTCCTCCTCAGCATGCAGTTCAGCAGCTATTGGAGCCAGCCTCTCCCCCAGGCGCAGGAGCTCGTCGTCAGCGGCTTCCAACACGCGCTTCAAGTGGGGAGCACGGCCACCGCCGCCTACTGCGGCCTCGAGCTCGTCCTGAACCGCCTGGCCATGGGACACGACCTGGAGGAGGTCCACCAGGAGTCGCTCGTCCGCGGCGAGTTCTTGAGCAAGACGGGCTTCCTGGATCCCCAGGAGTCGCTCCTCCTGGCGCGGCGCTACGTGCAGCAGATGCGCGGATGCTCCCCCTCGTTCGGCACGCTCGATGGGGAAGGCTTCGATGAGCGGGCCTTCGAGGCCCGACTGCCGCCAGTCCCCAGGAGGAGCACGCGCGCCTTCTGGGTCACCCGGCTCCAGTCGCGATTCATGTGTGGCGACTACGCGGAAGCCCGCCGGGCGGCGGACAAGGCGGCCGAGCTCCTGAAGGCCAACAATGGCATCCTCTTCTTCCGCGAATTCAACCTCTACCGCGCCCTGGCCCTGGCCGCGTGCTTCGAGGGCGCCACCGCGGAGGAGCAGCGCCAGTTCCTCGAGGCCATCCAGCGTCACCAGCGGCAGCTGGCGGAGTGGGCGGAGAATTGCCCCGAGAACTTCCACGCGCTGGAGCGGATGGTGGCCGCGGAGCTGGCCCGCCTCCAGGGGCGACTGGATGAGGCGATACGCGCCTATGAGGAAGCCATCCGCTCGGCTCGGGAGAATGGGGCCACCCACCATGTGGGATTGGCCGCCGAGCTCGCGGCGAACTTCTGGCGCACGCGTCAGGCCCCGCTCGTTGCCCAGGGCTTCGCGCGCGAAGCGCGGGCGGCGTACCTGCGGTGGGGCGCCCTGGGCAAGGTCCAGCACCTGGAGTCCCAGTGGCCCCACCTCTCGTCCACCTCGGACACCCGGGACGAACTGACCACCAGCGGTACGGCCTCCAGCCACATCGACGCGCTCACGGTCGTCAAGGTCCAGCAGGCCGTCTCCAGTGAAATCGTCCTGGATCGCCTGGTGACCACGCTGCTGCACGCGGCGATTGAGAACGCCGGAGCCCAGAAAGGCGCGCTGTTGCTTCCCGAGGGGGACACCCTGTCGGTGGCGGCCATCTCCGATGCTCCGTCGGAGGGGGTGACCCCCGAGTTGCCCTGGACGCTCCTCTCCTATGTGCGGCGCACGCGGGAGCACGTGCTCATCGGCGATGCCTCCAAGCCGCACCCCTTCTTCTCCGATGCGTACCTGGCGCGCGGCGGAGCGCGGTCGGTGTTGTGCCTGCCCCTGTTGAGGCAGGAGCGGTTCTCCGGAGTGCTGTACCTGGAGAACGACCTGGCGGCGGATGCCTTCAGCCCGGCGCGACTGACGCTGCTGGAGCACCTGGCCTCCCAGGCGGCCATCTCCATCGAGAACGCCCGGCTCTATGAGGACGTCCAGCGCGCCAGGGCGGAGCTGCGCCAGGCGAATGAAGAGTTGGAGCAGCGGGTGGAGGAGCGCACGCGCGAGCTCGAGCAGGCCCAGACCCGGCTGGTGGATACGGCGCGAGAAGTGGGCATGACGGAGGTGGCCTCCAACGTGCTGCACAACGTGGGCAATGTGCTCACCAGCGCCGTCGTCAACCTCGAGGTGATGCGCAAGGCGGTGGGCTCGCTGCGCGTGGGCCGTCTGAGACAGGCGGCGGCGCTCCTCGTGGAGCAGCGGGAGAACCTGGCGGAGTTCCTGACGACGAACGTCCGGGGCAGACATCTGCCGGACTACCTGACGGCGCTGGGGGAGGAGTTGGGGAACGATCAGATGCGCCTGGTGGAGGACATGGAGGTGATGAGCCGGCACGTCGAGCACATCCGCGCCATCATCCAGGTGCAACAGACGTATGCGCGGAGCTCGCTGATGACGGAGGAGTGCGAGCTGGCCCAGCTCATCGACGACGCCCTGCGCATCCAGATGGGGGCATCACAGCGCCACGGCGTCACCGTGCACCGGGAGCTGGAGGTGGTGCCGCGGGTGAAGGTGGACAAGCACAAGGTGCTGCAGATCCTCATCAACATCATCAGCAACGCCAGGCACGCGCTGGAAGCGAAGTCCGAGGGCTCGCGCAACCTGTGGGTGAAGCTGAGGGCGGACGGGCCGGTGGCACGCATCCAGGTGGTGGATGATGGCGTGGGAATCACCCCCGAGGTGAAGGGGAAGCTGTTCTCCCACGGCTTCACCACGCGCAAGGACGGCCATGGCTTCGGACTGCACTCCAGCGCGCTGGCGGCACAACTCCTGAATGGCCGCCTCAGTATCGACAGCGATGGACCGGGTCGGGGGGCCGTGTCCACGCTGGAACTTCCGCTCCACTGA
- a CDS encoding ELWxxDGT repeat protein yields MRVWLQVAWVCALVAGCGGPLPGEPSHEVGSDEIAPGDVSAQWKRTGLGTPFLVEDIFPPPLPPPPPPLPIKDPLPTFLVDFRGRLFFAANIFGEGALWRSDGTAPGTFAVRDFGTDSSVSSLTVVGDRLFFVASEPTLGAELWVTDGTSGGTRLVRDITPGPTSSDLGGFTRVGDTLFFYRHLSTDPLEVGLLELWKSDGTRSGTVRVKELGPGFAFFEQAALDDDTLFFAFEDAEHGFEPWVSDGTARGTRLLKDINPGPARSGVTRPLRVDDGLLYFSAEEPEHGRELWRTDGTLSGTELAEDTVPGPTGSEAQPIALFEGRLYFVTLEPADRGARLRKLNPDPDCHPRSTVIEDLPNPFPDVPTVSAFLPLGGVAEVNGRLLFTLAYSTSGPALADVQLWATRGTRQTTELVRRRLVNAIDIPVTTLTAVNEDLALFAATDEAHGQEPWVTDGTPRGTRLLKDVNPGPANSFPFDFTRSGDFMFFVANDGVHFHELWAVPVNDRGHRAER; encoded by the coding sequence ATGCGTGTCTGGCTTCAGGTGGCATGGGTCTGTGCGCTGGTCGCGGGATGTGGCGGGCCACTTCCGGGAGAGCCCTCGCACGAGGTGGGCTCGGACGAGATCGCGCCGGGAGATGTCTCCGCGCAGTGGAAGAGGACGGGGCTCGGCACACCGTTCCTGGTGGAGGACATCTTCCCTCCCCCACTCCCTCCCCCGCCGCCTCCTCTTCCCATCAAGGACCCCCTGCCGACGTTCCTGGTGGACTTCCGGGGGAGGCTCTTCTTCGCGGCCAACATCTTCGGGGAGGGGGCGCTGTGGCGCAGTGACGGCACGGCCCCGGGCACCTTCGCGGTGCGGGACTTCGGGACCGACAGCTCCGTCAGCTCCCTGACCGTGGTGGGGGACCGGCTCTTCTTCGTCGCGAGCGAGCCGACCCTCGGCGCTGAACTGTGGGTGACGGACGGCACGAGCGGAGGCACCCGGCTCGTGAGGGACATCACCCCGGGCCCCACCAGCTCGGACCTGGGAGGCTTCACCCGCGTGGGGGACACCTTGTTCTTCTATCGCCATCTCAGCACCGACCCGCTCGAAGTCGGGCTGCTCGAGCTGTGGAAGAGCGACGGCACCCGGTCGGGCACGGTGCGCGTGAAGGAGCTGGGCCCGGGCTTCGCCTTCTTCGAGCAGGCCGCCCTGGACGACGACACGCTCTTCTTCGCCTTCGAGGACGCGGAGCACGGCTTCGAGCCCTGGGTGAGCGATGGCACCGCCCGAGGCACCCGGCTGCTGAAGGACATCAACCCGGGCCCGGCCCGGTCGGGCGTGACGCGACCGCTCCGGGTGGACGACGGCCTCCTCTACTTCTCCGCCGAGGAGCCGGAGCACGGACGCGAGCTTTGGCGCACGGATGGCACCCTGAGCGGCACCGAGCTCGCCGAGGACACCGTGCCGGGCCCCACGGGCTCGGAGGCGCAGCCCATCGCCCTCTTCGAGGGGCGCCTCTACTTCGTCACCCTGGAGCCGGCGGACCGCGGCGCGCGCCTGCGCAAGCTGAATCCGGACCCGGACTGCCACCCGCGCTCGACCGTCATCGAGGACCTGCCCAACCCCTTCCCGGACGTCCCGACGGTGAGCGCCTTCCTGCCCCTGGGGGGCGTCGCCGAGGTCAATGGCCGACTGCTCTTCACCCTCGCCTACAGCACCTCCGGGCCCGCGCTGGCCGACGTGCAGCTCTGGGCCACCCGCGGCACCCGCCAGACCACGGAGCTGGTACGCCGGCGGCTGGTCAACGCCATCGACATCCCCGTGACGACGCTCACCGCCGTGAACGAGGACCTCGCGCTCTTCGCCGCCACGGATGAGGCACACGGCCAGGAGCCGTGGGTGACCGATGGCACGCCCCGAGGCACACGGTTGCTGAAGGACGTCAACCCGGGTCCCGCCAACTCGTTCCCGTTCGACTTCACGCGCTCGGGTGACTTCATGTTCTTCGTCGCCAATGACGGCGTCCACTTCCACGAGCTGTGGGCCGTTCCCGTCAACGACAGGGGACACCGGGCCGAACGCTGA
- a CDS encoding PhoX family protein → MDERADISKRGQDPDDIDCNDSGNPTFDSVLHARLSRRSILRGGMGTAALALFGGLPLAACGDGGEGDGNGNGGDGGPRETLLAFSAVAKSLSDTVTVPPGYTASVLYRLGDPIAAGVAAYKNDGTDGDYEKRAGDHHDGMEYFGLNAAGTARDPNGSERGLLAMNHEATSDEGGRVIFMHPAGGSPINARVAAEVDKEVAAHGISIVEVRKVNGRFQYVQDSAYNRRITPLTPVELSGPARGSALLRTRYSNSGATTRGTINNCGTGYTPWGTLLSGEENWANYFARGASDDAARGDKSVASLRRYGKNQGSTGRHGWETAGADDRYARWNISQLGATALDDYRNEMNTYGYIVEVDPYGNDTPVKKRTALGRFAHESAAFSKLVAGKPFAVYMGDDSRGEYMYKFVTQASWDAADANATNRIAIGDKYLDNGKLYVARFNPDGTGAWIELNIADTRIATYAGYSFADQVDVLVNARLAADAVGATKMDRPEWCATHPTTGEVYFTLTNNSNRKVDATGSSQMAVDPANPRAYGDSYKGGAVSAPGNINGHIIRIRENGGEATANAFAWDVYLFGSEADADGARINLSGLTADQDFSSPDGLWFSKATGICWIQTDDGAYTDVTNCMMLAALPGQVGDGGKTTLTYTKADSSTLNVDTFMGKKPTADTLKRFLVGPVSCEITGCAETPDGKALFVNVQHPGENTPLADAANPARYTSHWPDGGTARPRSSTLVITKDDGGRIGS, encoded by the coding sequence GTGGACGAGCGCGCAGACATTTCCAAGCGGGGCCAGGATCCGGATGACATTGATTGCAACGACTCGGGCAACCCGACCTTCGACTCGGTGTTGCACGCCCGCCTGAGCCGTCGTTCCATCCTGCGCGGCGGCATGGGCACCGCGGCCCTGGCCCTCTTTGGTGGACTGCCGCTGGCGGCCTGCGGGGATGGCGGTGAGGGTGACGGTAACGGTAATGGTGGTGACGGCGGCCCGCGTGAAACCCTGCTGGCCTTCAGCGCGGTGGCGAAGAGCCTGAGCGACACCGTGACCGTGCCCCCGGGCTACACCGCCTCGGTGCTGTACCGCCTGGGCGATCCGATCGCCGCGGGCGTCGCGGCCTACAAGAACGACGGCACGGATGGCGACTACGAGAAGCGTGCTGGCGACCACCACGACGGCATGGAGTACTTCGGACTGAACGCGGCCGGGACGGCACGAGATCCGAACGGCTCCGAGCGCGGCCTGCTCGCGATGAACCACGAGGCCACGTCCGACGAGGGCGGTCGCGTCATCTTCATGCACCCCGCCGGGGGCAGCCCGATCAATGCCCGCGTCGCCGCCGAGGTGGACAAGGAAGTCGCCGCGCATGGCATCTCCATCGTGGAGGTGCGCAAGGTCAATGGCCGGTTCCAGTACGTGCAGGACTCGGCCTACAACCGCCGCATCACGCCGCTCACCCCGGTGGAGCTCTCCGGCCCCGCGCGCGGCAGCGCGCTGCTGCGGACCCGGTACTCGAACAGTGGCGCCACCACGCGCGGCACCATCAACAACTGCGGCACCGGCTACACGCCTTGGGGCACGCTGCTCTCCGGTGAGGAGAACTGGGCCAATTACTTCGCCCGTGGCGCCAGCGATGACGCGGCACGCGGTGACAAGAGTGTCGCGTCCCTGCGCCGCTACGGCAAGAACCAGGGTTCGACGGGCCGCCACGGCTGGGAGACCGCCGGTGCCGACGACAGGTACGCCCGCTGGAACATCAGCCAGCTCGGCGCGACCGCGCTCGATGACTACCGCAACGAGATGAACACCTACGGCTACATCGTCGAGGTGGATCCCTACGGCAACGACACGCCGGTGAAGAAGCGCACGGCCCTCGGCCGCTTCGCGCATGAGAGCGCCGCGTTCTCGAAGCTCGTGGCCGGTAAGCCGTTCGCGGTCTACATGGGGGACGACTCGCGCGGCGAGTACATGTACAAGTTCGTCACCCAGGCCAGCTGGGACGCAGCCGATGCCAACGCCACCAACCGCATCGCCATCGGCGACAAGTATCTCGACAACGGCAAGCTCTACGTCGCCAGGTTCAACCCGGATGGCACCGGTGCGTGGATTGAGCTGAACATCGCCGACACACGGATTGCCACGTATGCCGGCTACTCCTTCGCCGACCAGGTGGACGTGCTGGTGAACGCCCGCCTCGCGGCGGATGCCGTCGGTGCGACCAAGATGGACCGCCCCGAGTGGTGCGCCACGCATCCCACCACCGGCGAGGTCTATTTCACCCTCACCAACAACAGCAACCGCAAGGTCGACGCGACGGGCTCGTCACAGATGGCGGTCGACCCGGCCAACCCGCGCGCCTACGGCGACTCGTACAAGGGCGGGGCGGTCAGCGCTCCGGGCAACATCAACGGCCACATCATCCGTATCCGGGAGAACGGCGGCGAGGCGACCGCCAACGCCTTCGCCTGGGACGTGTACCTCTTCGGGTCGGAGGCGGACGCCGATGGCGCCCGCATCAACCTGTCGGGCCTCACGGCCGACCAGGACTTCTCCAGCCCCGACGGCCTGTGGTTCAGCAAGGCCACCGGCATCTGCTGGATCCAGACCGACGACGGCGCCTACACCGATGTGACCAACTGCATGATGCTCGCGGCGCTGCCGGGTCAGGTCGGCGATGGAGGCAAGACCACGCTGACCTACACGAAGGCCGATAGCTCCACGCTCAACGTCGACACCTTCATGGGCAAGAAGCCCACGGCCGATACGCTGAAGCGCTTCCTGGTGGGGCCGGTCAGCTGCGAGATCACCGGCTGCGCGGAGACGCCGGACGGCAAGGCGCTCTTCGTCAACGTGCAGCACCCGGGGGAGAACACCCCTCTGGCTGACGCCGCCAACCCGGCCCGGTACACCAGCCACTGGCCGGATGGCGGCACGGCGCGTCCGCGTTCGTCCACCCTGGTGATCACGAAGGACGACGGCGGCCGGATCGGCTCCTGA
- a CDS encoding SDR family oxidoreductase — translation MKIVITGANRGIGLELVRQYLARGDSVHAGVRTPEQAPELTALVEPSGGRLRINPCDVALETSVRAFAASVTEPVDLLINNAGMRNRPDGLEELDLDGAARTFQVNALGPLRVTHALLPMLRRSRGAKIANMSSGLGSIDDNTSGGAYGYRMSKAALNMASRSLAQDLRDEGIIAVVLSPGWVRTDMGGEDAPTPVSESVAGLLGLIDRLTLQDSGSFFGFRGERIAW, via the coding sequence ATGAAGATCGTCATCACGGGAGCCAACCGCGGCATCGGTCTCGAGCTCGTGCGCCAGTATCTCGCCCGAGGCGACTCCGTTCACGCGGGAGTCCGAACACCCGAGCAAGCACCCGAGCTCACCGCGCTCGTGGAGCCTTCCGGCGGCCGGCTCCGGATCAACCCCTGCGACGTGGCGCTCGAGACGAGCGTGCGCGCGTTCGCGGCCTCGGTGACCGAGCCCGTGGACCTGCTCATCAACAACGCCGGCATGAGGAACAGGCCGGACGGGCTCGAGGAGCTGGATCTGGACGGCGCGGCGCGGACCTTCCAGGTGAACGCGCTCGGCCCGCTGCGGGTCACCCACGCGCTGCTGCCGATGCTCCGTCGCTCCCGGGGCGCGAAGATCGCCAACATGAGCTCGGGGCTGGGCTCCATCGACGACAACACCTCGGGCGGTGCCTATGGCTACCGCATGTCCAAGGCGGCGCTGAACATGGCGTCGCGCTCGCTGGCCCAGGACCTGCGGGACGAGGGCATCATCGCCGTGGTGCTCAGCCCGGGCTGGGTGCGGACCGACATGGGCGGCGAGGATGCACCGACGCCCGTGTCCGAGTCGGTCGCTGGCCTGCTCGGCCTCATCGACCGACTCACCCTCCAGGACAGCGGAAGCTTCTTCGGCTTCCGGGGCGAGCGCATCGCCTGGTGA
- a CDS encoding YceI family protein, which yields MATTTWNIDTTHSGIHFSIRHMVVAKVRGAFKAFSGTVQLDEQAPASSSVSVRIEVASIDTGVEQRDNHLRSPDFFDVAKFPAITFQSTKVEKASGNNLRVTGNLTIRDVTREVVLDVEQLGTGKDPWGQLRVAFEAKTSVDRRDFGLTWNQALEAGGVLVGEKVEISLEVQAVQAQAAKVA from the coding sequence ATGGCCACCACGACCTGGAACATCGACACCACCCACTCCGGCATCCACTTCTCCATCCGTCACATGGTCGTCGCGAAGGTGCGCGGCGCCTTCAAGGCGTTCAGCGGCACGGTGCAGCTCGACGAGCAGGCGCCCGCCAGCTCGTCCGTCTCGGTCCGCATCGAGGTGGCGAGCATCGACACCGGCGTGGAGCAGCGCGACAACCACCTCAGGAGCCCGGACTTCTTCGACGTGGCGAAGTTTCCCGCCATCACCTTCCAGAGCACGAAGGTGGAGAAGGCCTCCGGTAACAACCTCCGCGTGACGGGCAACCTCACCATCCGCGACGTCACCCGCGAGGTGGTGCTCGACGTGGAGCAGCTCGGTACCGGCAAGGACCCCTGGGGCCAGCTCCGTGTGGCGTTCGAGGCGAAGACCTCCGTGGACCGCCGCGACTTCGGCCTGACGTGGAACCAGGCGCTCGAGGCCGGCGGCGTGCTGGTGGGCGAGAAGGTCGAGATCTCCCTCGAGGTCCAGGCGGTGCAGGCACAGGCCGCCAAGGTGGCTTGA